The Cygnus olor isolate bCygOlo1 chromosome 2, bCygOlo1.pri.v2, whole genome shotgun sequence genome contains the following window.
AGACCAATATGGCCTACTTCAATGTGTATTCAACATGGTAAATATAATGAAGAACTTGTGtgaatataaatacataacaCCTAAAAATTAAGCACGTAAAATTCAATAAAACCTGTCAGCAAATTCATCAATGTGAACAAATTCACTGATATAAACATTCACCCAATATTAGCCTTTTGACATAATTTAAGACAACCCTTTGTCTCTACGCATTTATACCAAACAAGGCACTGAATGAACCCAACAACAGTATCTGCTACAGCTCTGCTCCAGTGCTGTTTTGGTGGCGTGTAAGACGCAACAACCTCTATTATTAGAACTTGTTATCCAGATATCATTGTTATGGGAAACCTAGTAGTGTCCTCTAATGCCTATTTTCTGTTGAACAGTCCTTTGGTATCCAAAACCAAAGAACTCTAACTATGCAAACAAGCACGGCGCCTAACCCACATTCAGATAACTCTAGTTGTACAAGTAAACtagacttctgaaaaaaaggcaaagggtTGCTACTGATTACTGAAGGCAATAAGAAGGTGTAAAAATACTCTAGCAGGAGTGCAACAAACAGCATGCGAGGTAGACATGTATATATGCAGTAAGTCCTGGTTAAAGTAGCACTGtggctttcatttttgcattctAGTCAAGAAATAGagtttttgctttgaagtttgTCCACTCGGATCttgctttctgtcctttttaagCACATCTGCAAGGTCTTCCttgcaaaatgcatttgatgTAGACCCTGAAAGCTGCTCAATTGACGAGTAACATTCCAGAAGTAATATTCAACTATTTCTTCATAGAGATAGCTTTTAACATGTTACATGTGGatttcctctctccccctctaCCCATCCATCTGAATTCCAGAAGGATGAAATCCTTTGCTTTTATACCTCCATATATGGGATTTCCTCAGTGTTTTGCTCTGCTGCACAAACACTTGGACAGAGAGGCCCTTTGCCGTAGTGGAATGTTAAAAGTCAAAGGAGAGTTTTGATGATGCCTTGGCAGCAAATGTGATGGAGAAAGATTGGGGTGATCTTCCCACTAGGATGTTTTCAGGCTTTCCCAGATGCTTTGCCTTTTGTTCGCCCTGTTATGTTTCAGCTTCCACCCTTTCTGGAGCTCAGCCTTCAGCTTTGCAATACTGAAGGAAGCTTTGATACTGTTACCAATGGCCTCCAGCctgcaaaaaataagaaatataccCGTATTATTACATGAATAATGAAGATGCATCTCCAGTGTGCAGACATTCAGCGGTTTGATTAACTAAACCTCAGCCTCAATTTCTGCCATAGGATCCTCAGAAACCAGTGACTGCTATACAACTGCCAGAATTATGCTAACCTAAGCCACTCAAAATATGTCATTCAGAATTTCAATCCAAACATTAAAATACGTTGAAATATTCACTCAACTTTACATGCCCTTGACTTCCTTAAATAGCATATATCCAACCAAGAGGTCTTCAGCTTTACTCTTTTTgactgtttgttttcctctaggTAAAATAGATCTGGACTCAATGAATGGGACCCATACCAGAAGTAAGTCCCATCTTCAGAAATGATTTAACAACTCCAGGGCCAAAGTCTCACCCAAAATCATCAGGCTACCTGCTCCCACAGaccctgttttgcttttgaaaacagcacTTGAGAGCCTACGTTTGCATGGGTGAACTTCTGTATGCTGCACATTCACATGGGCATATAGATGAAGACTGAACGCCAGAGGTGATGTAGCTGTACTGATGCTCAGCACCAAGGCTGATTTCTGGCATCTGTGGGGTTCATGGGTGCAGCAAGTCCAAGGTCCTCTTTGCAAGTCCTCTTTGAACTGCCTGGAAAGGGATACTGCTGCCTATTGCCACTCAACTTTTTCTGTATGAATTTCAAAGTGCAGTCCTAGAATTTACTCTCAGTTTCAGAAGTCAAATTGGGctcaaatattcatttaatatttattttcccttttctcagcCTCTCTACAGTCATTTCTATTGCTAGCATCCTGTACTCATCATACATAGTTTTAATCAGACAACATAAGGGATAAGCAGCCACACCAGTCAGAAGAAACTGTATATTCAAATCTGGATTTTCCCCTAGTGAGATGAGGCAAAGAATCTAATAAAAGGTATTCAGACACAACTTAGTTTTAGAATAGTTGGgatgtattatttttaagtaattgcGATAATGCCTGTACACACTAATGTATCAGGTTCTGCTATTTCTGCCAGAATACAATTTTATACTCTTCTGAAAAATGGGGTATCTTTAAACCTACAACCAAATCTGCTCCCCACAGGCAAATGGATGAGGCTAGGCAGAGCTCAGTACCCTCGTCTTCACAAGCTAAGGTTCCACAGCATGAACAAAAGCCCTGAAAATATCCTTACTGATTCCCTCAAAGCTCTCAAGTTGAAATCAGCAGCCAAGCCTGCGTTGACCCAAAGGGAGGTGAATAGTGCTCTCTATTGCTATTCTAGGGAACTACAGCTGAATGAGAAGAAACTCACCTCTTAATCTTCCTGCTGTCAACAAACTGTTGGTTCATGCATTTGGGTACAATGCAATTGCCACCTTTGTTGCGATGACGCAAGGTTTTCTCCACTGTGGACTGAGCCCTGTTAAAAGTGAAAAGGtgcagctgttaaaaaaaacaagtctgtaGTCCACAAAGTGAGGCATCTCATCAACCACTTCTCAAGGCATGTAATAAGCGATCTATCTGGGCCAAACCATAGTATGTATCATAGCAGCATGAGCACCCAGGTAGGTGGCAAGGCTTTGGGAAGATTATTCACTCAGGAAGTGCCAAAATGAGTAAGTCTACCACAATCCAGCCCTTTCACATGTGCTGCCTTTTAAAGAGTAGCAACAATAAACGCACCAGAGATCTTTTCCTGTCTGGCAGAAGTTCAGacatttcttgtctttctgGTTGGCACATCGGCATCTGCTGCTGGCTTCAGTGAGCATCTCAGGCACCATGTCCTTGAGAGATCTTCTGGATCGAGAAGGGCCTCCAAGACCATAAGGAACGGTCTTCCTACGATCAAAGAGACAACATGAAAGtcattcaaataattttgtggCTTCAGAACAGCAGGGTATTTTGGGCAATCTTATCGATGGGATTGATTGTGTGAGTAAAGGTTGTGGGATTGGGAATGCCTTGCTGGTCATAATTTCCATGCAAATGCTTCTGGTGAACCTGCAACATAGTTATTAACATGGCTACTGGCAAGGCTAATGACCTTTTAATTGTGATTTCATAAAGCTGCTATGCCTCTCTGTGCAATAAAAACCAATAGAGCCTCATCTCTTTGAACTTTGGTAACTGCCAATActgagaaaagcaataaaagtgaGGCACATATCCTCAGAGGAATTCCAGTAGTAGAACAGATCGCCTAAGTCAGTGTTTGCAGTGTTAGGTGAGGCTCTAGCTTGCTACCTTTTGGAAAGGAGTCTGCGGAAACGGACTCTGCAGCTATTGCTATTAACATGCGAGATGCATTAGTCTGCAGCAGAGTGCAGCGAGAGCTGGTGAGAAGACACCCTGCGTCAAAGTAAACCTTTCAGCCTCGTAACATCTCAGAAAAATGGCCATGTAAAATCAGAGTGGTAAAAACATACTTTTGgcattttgtctgtttctgaTTCACTGTGAAAAGCAACCTGCAGCCCTTGCAGGGCAGCACCCAAAGGAAACGCCTAGATTTTGGGAGTACAGATGCATTAGGGCTATGAGGCGCCCTCTCCTCACTCTAGGTGCTCAAATACTTTCTCCAAGTGAACAGTCTTGCTACTAAACGCGGCAGAAAAACGGGGTGTAGGGGGAAGCAATAGGAGACCCCATGCAAAGAAACGCTCCTTTCGCCCCCTTCTTTCTGCGTGGGATCTTGAGGTTCCTCAGTCCCCCATGaacacccccaccccctttatcttcttcccccccctcccccccgccccccaggcagcagagccctggcgGCCCACTCACTCGGGGGTGTTGATCCAGATGATGTCCAGGTGGCAGAAGTAGACGCACTCCTCGTCCAGCAGCGACGAGCAGGAGCAGCGCCGGGCGCGGCGGTgcagggcggcggggggcggtgGAGCGGAGCCCACCTCAGCTCCGGGGGCTaaggaaggagaggcagaggctCAGCCCGGCTCGGTTCAGCCCAGCCCGGATCGGTTCAGCCCGGTTTAGTGCCCAGCCCCCCGACCCTCTCCCAGCCGGTGCGCCCCGAGGCTGCACCTACCTGCTAGCAGCAGCCCCGGGCATAGCACGAAGAGCAGCGGGAGGACGACGTGCGAGTAATCCATAGCGGGAGCAAAACTCAAgctaaactttttttaaaaaaaaaaaaaaaagttaaagaaggGGGAAGGAGACGGAGGGAGAAGGCTGTGGCCGCCGCAGGACAGAGGGCGCTGGCTCCCGCTGGCGgcgggggcaggcggcgggTTGGGGCTGCCCGGCGCGTCTGGCTGGCGCGGCGGTCCCCGGCGCCCTTTTATAGCGAACCCCCATGGAGCGGGTAAACAGCCCCGGCTCTATTTTATCCCGAGACAATGTTGTGCCGCTATTAGTCACCGCGCGGCAACGTGCGGCCCGAGATAAGGCCGGCCCGGGGAGGAAATCGCCTGCAAACTTCAGAGCGTGAGGTCGGGGGGGCGGcagagcggggcggggggcgccgggctgggctgggctgggctgggccggGCAGTAGTGGGCTGTATTGGGCCATACTGGGCTGTACTGGGCCGTAATGGGCGGCCGCGGCGTGGCGGAGGTGTCGCGGCGGATCCCGGGGCTtggcccggccccggccgcctcAGGCCCCATTGGGGTGTGCGGGGTCGGGTTGGCGGCAGCCGTGACGCAGACTGTTGGCTAACTTCTCGTTTCTGTTGTGACAGGCAAAGCCAAGCCCGTGTAGGGGACCGGGCACGTTACACGAAGGATTTGGGGCGAGGAAGAGGTGAGCCCCATGCCAGGCCTGCACCCCTGGCTCCCGCCATGAGCAGGACATGGCCAAGACAAGTTTTTTCCAGCGCATCTGCATCCGATGCCTTGTCTTGAGGCACCGTTGCTGTCAGTGTGGCAGCTGAGTGCTTGAGGGACGGGCGCAGCAGTGTCATCGTAAATACACACACGTGCACCACACGTTGAGCTCTGTCTGGGCTGCCAGAGCCAGCCCCTCATTATAAACTCATATGAACTCAAAGCCTGTGCTCCAACGTGGAGCTGTGCTACTGCAAAGCATGCCAATTTCACCTATGATAAACAGATAAGGCCCTCTCGGTATTTGTGGCATTTCCTTGCACTGTGCTGTAATAATAGAAATGACCTTGGGTATCACAAAGACCAAGGCTGTTAGCTGCGAGTTGCATTGTGATACCTCAGGTGAATAGTCATTTTTATTAAGTATCATATTATCCTGTGCTGCTGTAGCATACGGGACAGACTGTCAGCAGCCATGCTGAGTCAGAATAAAGGTCCATTTAGCTGGTATATAATAGCTGTTAGCAGTTGGGATGAGAAAGCATTCAAGGAAAGAACGCAAATGGAGACTAACCCATTCCTTGGTATAACCTCCTTGCTTTAGCAGGATGAAATTCAGGGGCTTTCCGAGCAATAGCTGGCATTTAGGCAATTATGTTGAATAAATGCCAGTGACCCAATCCTGAGATGTTCTTAGATATTTGTAAACGGTTCTCTAAAAactgccttctgttttgttttgttttatttttgcttttgtttgtttgttttgtggttggGGTTGTTGCGGTTTTTTTTACACCTTTCCAGCATGGGAGTCTATTTTTCAGAGCAGGGattgtgtgttttcttgtgAATGTAGGGCAGTACTTACCAGAATATCACTGCATCTATACCCTTACGTGtgaattagaatcatagaatcattcaggttggaaaagagctctaaggtcatctagtccaacctttaacctagcactgccatTAAActgtcactaagctctacatctacacgttttttgaagacctccagggatggtgactctacaaccacttccctgggcagcctgttccaatacttcgCAACCCTTttagtgaagatttttttcctaataataattattattacagtATTATTACAGTTATGATAAGAATGATACGATTACAGTAATGATAAGAATCTACCAGCAGAGGTCACCTAGatacaaataaaaagtaatcaTAGCCCACTGAAATAATAAACTTTATTGGTATCCAGAAGTTTGGATAGTAATCAGATGGAGGTTTTTTGGTTGCTtgatgcttaaaaaaagaaaaagaaatgcatttgtgtgGGTTGAAAGATAGCTAtcatttctgtataaaatacaGAAGGCCTATCACTTAAGAACATGCCAGCACTTAAATTTTTTCTGAGGTTCCTTTCTCTAAGATGTTCACATAAAGCCAAAATGACTCATACCAATGTAAGGTATTTTCATCTTTGTGATAATGTCTTGTTAGTATTTTGTTAGGTGGCAAAAATGGCACGTTTTTGTTGAGTAACAAAGAACAAACATGGTAATCATAGGGACCTCAGAAggtgctgttcttttttttcattttttttttttttttaagattcacAAGTATTATTGTTGTCAGAGATCCATGTTCTCTAATTCAGTGATTTCTGATAGCTCTGCTTTCAGGTCTTGAGCTGAACTGTAATCAAACAATCCTGTTGCTTGTCAGAGtaatgcaaaaacaaatttgtGTTCAATTGCCAGTGGCCCAGATGGGTCATTTCAGGCAGTGGAGATTACCATGCCAGGAGATGGGTTTCCCCTGGAAGAGGTAACCCCTGACCGTTCCTTGGACACAGAAAGGTACTAGGCAGAAGTACTCTTTGGGAGTTTTGCCAAAGAAGGAAGATTTGCTAACTTTATAGCTGTTTACAGTAGGAGTCTGTATAGGTCATAGAGGGTTCTTACAAAATAAGCAGAGTAGGCCTAAACTTTGGCTAGCTGTCAGTTTGCAG
Protein-coding sequences here:
- the EDN1 gene encoding endothelin-1, giving the protein MDYSHVVLPLLFVLCPGLLLAAPGAEVGSAPPPPAALHRRARRCSCSSLLDEECVYFCHLDIIWINTPEKTVPYGLGGPSRSRRSLKDMVPEMLTEASSRCRCANQKDKKCLNFCQTGKDLWAQSTVEKTLRHRNKGGNCIVPKCMNQQFVDSRKIKRLEAIGNSIKASFSIAKLKAELQKGWKLKHNRANKRQSIWESLKTS